The Arachis hypogaea cultivar Tifrunner chromosome 14, arahy.Tifrunner.gnm2.J5K5, whole genome shotgun sequence genome has a segment encoding these proteins:
- the LOC112743693 gene encoding uncharacterized protein isoform X1 codes for MEDGVTEIDQSVVPPLNLSPEDGSNREHDDEANNNGGEDAKEDEGKGGGVISNLISTLVSPLSTPRTGKSGHESEKGVFNSEEGEGAGSEEGNNGGEGGGIISNIVSNLFHNHQSEGGVAVENAKKKEKEREGEEDDEEVKKNKRVKIGDDDNGGGGSIVHDIVSHFPPSLPAEGAVPTADEASILINSLVRD; via the exons ATGGAAGACGGTGTAACCGAAATTGATCAGAGTGTGGTTCCACCTCTGAATCTGAGTCCAGAAGATGGATCCAATAGAGAACACGATGACGAGGCTAACAACAATGGCGGTGAAGATGCTAAAGAAGATGAAGGTAAAGGTGGCGGAGTAATTAGTAACTTGATCTCTACACTGGTGTCACCCTTGAGCACTCCAAGAACAGGAAAATCAGGACATGAAAGCGAGAAAGGGGTGTTCAACTCTGAGGAAGGTGAAGGTGCTGGTTCTGAAGAAGGAAATAATGGTGGAGAGGGAGGAGGAATCATAAGCAATATTGTTTCGAATTTGTTTCATAATCATCAGAGTGAAGGTGGTGTGGCGGTGGAGAAtgcgaagaagaaggagaaagagagagaaggagaagaagatgacGAGGAAGTGAAGAAGAATAAGCGTGTGAAGATTGGGGATGATGATAATGGCGGCGGTGGAAGCATCGTTCATGACATTGTTTCACATTTTCCTCCATCACTCCCAG CAGAGGGTGCGGTTCCTACGGCAGACGAGGCGTCTATTTTGATTAACTCTCTTGTTCGTGACTAG
- the LOC112743693 gene encoding uncharacterized protein isoform X2 — protein sequence MEDGVTEIDQSVVPPLNLSPEDGSNREHDDEANNNGGEDAKEDEGKGGGVISNLISTLVSPLSTPRTGKSGHESEKGVFNSEEGEGAGSEEGNNGGEGGGIISNIVSNLFHNHQSEGGVAVENAKKKEKEREGEEDDEEVKKNKRVKIGDDDNGGGGSIVHDIVSHFPPSLPEGAVPTADEASILINSLVRD from the exons ATGGAAGACGGTGTAACCGAAATTGATCAGAGTGTGGTTCCACCTCTGAATCTGAGTCCAGAAGATGGATCCAATAGAGAACACGATGACGAGGCTAACAACAATGGCGGTGAAGATGCTAAAGAAGATGAAGGTAAAGGTGGCGGAGTAATTAGTAACTTGATCTCTACACTGGTGTCACCCTTGAGCACTCCAAGAACAGGAAAATCAGGACATGAAAGCGAGAAAGGGGTGTTCAACTCTGAGGAAGGTGAAGGTGCTGGTTCTGAAGAAGGAAATAATGGTGGAGAGGGAGGAGGAATCATAAGCAATATTGTTTCGAATTTGTTTCATAATCATCAGAGTGAAGGTGGTGTGGCGGTGGAGAAtgcgaagaagaaggagaaagagagagaaggagaagaagatgacGAGGAAGTGAAGAAGAATAAGCGTGTGAAGATTGGGGATGATGATAATGGCGGCGGTGGAAGCATCGTTCATGACATTGTTTCACATTTTCCTCCATCACTCCCAG AGGGTGCGGTTCCTACGGCAGACGAGGCGTCTATTTTGATTAACTCTCTTGTTCGTGACTAG